In a genomic window of Zingiber officinale cultivar Zhangliang chromosome 9B, Zo_v1.1, whole genome shotgun sequence:
- the LOC122024344 gene encoding uncharacterized protein LOC122024344: MATEMASISDEPAENGEKKESLRAAGGSGGWANVVWQLAKKAAVAGAAMASAPIVIPPYCVASTLGLALSLPFCVYLATIAATEKAMASLLSPAPENQTDEAELGYWNSIVEIIPSSEGEFTASLSEQVSAIDASSETETVVEPPIAVSTEPASAMTETRTYEKVEEKRKDAIWKEISALRTIMGYRAALQPSTLEELRALYVFIGIEPPFSLKDSSAMEIMDKLQFLKFLLGVN; the protein is encoded by the exons ATGGCCACAGAAATGGCTTCCATCTCCGACGAACCAGCGGAGAACGGCGAAAAGAAAGAGTCGCTGCGAGCAGCAGGAGGATCTGGTGGGTGGGCGAATGTGGTCTGGCAACTGGCTAAGAAGGCCGCGGTCGCAGGAGCCGCTATGGCCTCCGCTCCCATCGTGATTCCTCCCTACTGCGTCGCCTCCACCCTAGGCCTGGCCCTCTCCTTACCCTTTTGCGTCTACCTGGCTACCATCGCCGCCACCGAGAAGGCCATGGCCTCCCTCCTCTCGCCAGCTCCTGAAAACCAAACTGACGAAGCAGAATTAGGGTACTGGAACAGCATCGTCGAGATCATCCCATCGTCAGAAGGTGAATTCACAGCATCCCTGAGCGAGCAAGTATCTGCAATCGATGCTTCTTCAGAAACCGAGACGGTAGTGGAGCCTCCCATAGCGGTGAGCACGGAGCCAGCCTCCGCCATGACCGAGACGCGTACGTATGAG AAGGTGGAGGAGAAAAGGAAGGACGCAATATGGAAAGAGATCTCAGCGCTGCGAACCATAATGGGCTACAGAGCTGCACTGCAGCCTTCCACACTAGAGGAACTCCGAGCTCTCTATGTCTTCATCGGCATTGAACCTCCTTTCTCCTTGAAGGACTCTAGCGCGATGGAGATCATGGATAAGCTTCAGTTCCTCAAATTTCTTCTTGGAGTAAACTGA